A genomic stretch from Sporocytophaga myxococcoides DSM 11118 includes:
- a CDS encoding acyl-CoA carboxylase subunit beta — translation MNIEFNKNEDVFKQLSFQLKTRLQKVKLGGGEKKIDEQHEKGKLTARERIEKLIDKDSQFLEIAALAGDGMYSEVGGCPSAGVVTGMGYIHGRICMIVANDATVKAGAWFPITAKKNLRAQEIAMENKLPIIYLVDSAGVFLPMQDEVFPDKEHFGRIFRNNAIMSSSGIVQISAIMGSCVAGGAYLPIMSDEALIVENTGSIYLAGPYLVKAAIGETVDNETLGGASTHSEISGVTDYKCANDEECLEKIRSIISKIGHPDKAGFDRVEPKVPAKNPDEIYGVLPADRVKPYDMREIIERLVDNSEFEEYKELYGKTILCGLARIDGWSVGIVANQRKMVKSKKDEMQMGGVIYSDSADKAARFIMNCNQKKIPLLFIQDVTGFMVGSRSEHGGIIKDGAKMVNAVANSVVPKFTLIIGNSFGAGNYAMCGKAYDPRLIFAWPTAQLGVMSGASAGKTLLQIKVSSMKAKGQTITQEEEKKILDEIMAQYNEKLSPYYAASRIWVDGIIDPKETRTSISMGIEAANNAPIEKKFNPGILQT, via the coding sequence ATGAATATTGAGTTCAACAAAAATGAAGATGTTTTCAAACAACTTTCCTTTCAGTTAAAAACAAGATTGCAAAAAGTAAAACTAGGCGGAGGTGAGAAGAAGATAGATGAGCAGCATGAGAAGGGTAAGCTAACAGCAAGGGAAAGAATTGAAAAATTAATAGATAAGGATTCTCAGTTCCTTGAAATAGCAGCCTTGGCGGGTGACGGCATGTATTCAGAAGTGGGGGGATGTCCGTCTGCTGGTGTGGTGACTGGGATGGGGTATATTCACGGGCGCATTTGTATGATTGTTGCCAATGATGCCACTGTGAAAGCCGGAGCCTGGTTTCCGATCACAGCAAAGAAAAATCTCCGTGCCCAGGAAATAGCAATGGAGAATAAATTACCTATAATATATCTGGTAGACAGTGCAGGTGTTTTTCTGCCAATGCAAGATGAGGTCTTTCCGGATAAAGAACACTTTGGTCGGATATTCAGAAACAATGCCATCATGTCTTCATCTGGAATAGTGCAGATTTCAGCCATTATGGGAAGCTGTGTTGCTGGTGGAGCATATCTTCCAATTATGTCAGACGAGGCTTTGATTGTTGAAAACACAGGCTCCATTTATCTTGCCGGACCTTATCTGGTAAAAGCAGCTATTGGTGAAACTGTAGATAATGAAACGCTCGGAGGTGCATCTACACATTCTGAAATTTCAGGAGTAACAGACTATAAGTGTGCTAATGATGAGGAATGTCTTGAAAAGATTAGAAGTATCATTAGTAAAATCGGGCATCCGGACAAGGCAGGATTTGATAGGGTAGAACCAAAGGTGCCAGCAAAGAACCCTGATGAAATCTATGGAGTTTTACCTGCAGATAGGGTAAAGCCTTATGATATGCGGGAAATAATTGAACGCCTCGTTGATAATTCAGAATTTGAAGAATACAAAGAATTGTATGGTAAAACTATTTTGTGCGGTCTAGCCAGAATAGATGGCTGGTCAGTGGGAATTGTTGCCAATCAGCGCAAAATGGTTAAGAGTAAAAAGGACGAGATGCAGATGGGAGGGGTGATATATTCAGATTCTGCTGATAAAGCCGCTCGTTTTATAATGAATTGTAATCAAAAGAAAATTCCTTTATTGTTTATTCAGGACGTTACAGGATTTATGGTCGGTAGCAGATCTGAGCATGGTGGGATTATAAAAGATGGAGCTAAAATGGTTAACGCAGTGGCTAATTCAGTAGTGCCAAAGTTTACTCTGATCATTGGGAATTCTTTTGGAGCAGGAAACTATGCAATGTGTGGGAAGGCTTATGATCCAAGACTGATTTTTGCCTGGCCAACCGCACAATTAGGAGTAATGAGTGGAGCTTCAGCCGGCAAAACACTTCTTCAGATAAAAGTTTCCTCTATGAAAGCTAAAGGGCAAACCATCACTCAGGAAGAGGAGAAGAAAATCCTTGACGAAATAATGGCCCAATACAATGAAAAGCTTTCTCCTTATTATGCAGCTTCTCGCATATGGGTTGATGGAATAATTGATCCTAAAGAAACCAGAACATCAATTTCCATGGGTATCGAAGCGGCCAACAACGCTCCAATTGAAAAAAAGTTCAACCCCGGAATCCTTCAAACATGA
- a CDS encoding transglutaminase-like domain-containing protein: MDNKKIKALISLLDDEDTEVLLHVEKEILALGEGIIPFLENEWENNFNPIVQKRIEELIHTVHYDLLKVRLAAWKDGGGKDLLEGMWIIATYQYPDLEMGKLKSELDQIYFEAWTNMKNEIHPFDQVKILNNVIFSQYRFSANTKNFHSPSNSMINIVLESKKGNPITLCVIYLLIAQKLNMPVYGVNLPNLFILTYKSESVQFYINAFNKGLIFSKADIDNYLSHLNINPLDIFYQPCSNLDIVRRMLRNLSVSFEKLGDAVKVEEIKQLLDSISDGREIID, from the coding sequence ATGGACAATAAGAAAATCAAAGCTTTAATTTCACTTTTGGATGATGAAGATACAGAGGTGCTTTTGCATGTAGAAAAGGAAATTCTTGCCTTGGGTGAAGGAATTATCCCATTTTTAGAGAATGAATGGGAGAATAATTTTAACCCCATTGTTCAGAAAAGAATAGAAGAGCTGATCCATACTGTCCATTATGATTTGTTGAAAGTGAGATTAGCTGCATGGAAGGACGGTGGTGGAAAGGACCTTCTTGAAGGAATGTGGATTATTGCTACTTACCAGTATCCTGATCTTGAAATGGGTAAATTAAAGTCTGAGCTAGATCAAATATACTTTGAAGCCTGGACAAATATGAAAAATGAAATTCATCCGTTTGACCAGGTCAAAATTTTAAATAATGTAATTTTCAGTCAATATAGATTTTCAGCAAATACTAAAAACTTTCACTCTCCCTCTAATTCAATGATTAACATTGTTTTAGAAAGCAAAAAGGGAAATCCGATTACGCTTTGTGTTATCTATCTGCTGATTGCTCAAAAACTGAATATGCCAGTATATGGTGTAAATCTTCCTAATTTATTCATACTTACATATAAATCGGAATCCGTTCAGTTCTACATTAATGCATTTAACAAGGGATTGATTTTTTCTAAAGCTGATATTGACAACTATTTGTCTCACCTTAACATTAACCCATTGGATATTTTTTACCAGCCATGTTCTAATCTGGATATTGTGAGAAGGATGCTGAGAAATTTATCAGTTTCCTTTGAAAAACTTGGCGATGCGGTGAAGGTGGAAGAAATTAAACAGTTATTAGATTCAATTTCAGATGGAAGAGAAATAATTGACTAG
- a CDS encoding thioredoxin family protein, whose translation MKIIGTIFFSFFALNLFAQTGYNVGDKVKNFTASNVTSQNKISLAEYSEDKGIVIVFTSQDCPYSKLYEERIIRLASEFEINKVKFILINPNNPAACPSDGVNEMTNRAKEMAYNFPYLPDKNFEISNAFGATKTPEVFVLKNINKSFVLFYKGAIDDNPQVPKDVHYHYLRDALLALVQDNTLKVSEKRAIGCIVKR comes from the coding sequence ATGAAAATTATCGGGACTATTTTCTTTTCTTTTTTTGCCTTAAATCTATTTGCTCAGACAGGTTACAATGTTGGAGACAAGGTAAAAAACTTTACAGCAAGTAATGTAACAAGTCAGAATAAGATCAGTTTGGCTGAGTATTCAGAAGACAAAGGCATAGTCATTGTTTTCACAAGTCAGGATTGTCCTTATTCTAAATTATATGAAGAAAGGATCATTCGATTAGCAAGTGAATTTGAAATCAACAAAGTTAAATTCATATTGATAAACCCTAACAATCCTGCAGCCTGCCCATCTGATGGAGTAAATGAGATGACTAACAGGGCAAAGGAAATGGCTTACAATTTCCCATATTTACCAGATAAAAACTTTGAAATATCAAATGCCTTCGGAGCCACAAAAACACCTGAAGTATTTGTATTAAAGAACATCAATAAGTCTTTCGTGCTTTTTTATAAAGGAGCAATTGATGACAATCCTCAGGTACCAAAAGATGTTCATTATCATTATCTGAGAGATGCTTTACTTGCATTGGTTCAGGATAATACACTCAAGGTTTCTGAAAAAAGAGCTATAGGCTGTATTGTTAAAAGATAA
- a CDS encoding 4'-phosphopantetheinyl transferase family protein: protein MPLVSINSIDDNSCWGIWEIEENLDELLQMYRPEKKCEDTWSEKRKKEWLASRILLEKLCSFSGIEFHDIQKDELGKPVLVPSTAEVSLSHSKSMCCAILNKSGKVGIDIELSSEKIIRVKDKFLSETELAEAGDNLHVLSAYWCVKEAVYKMFSELKLNFKESIRIKPFDFSNNDTHCFCEIKSEDSVLKTIPMKISRFGNYILAFNY from the coding sequence ATGCCCTTAGTTTCTATTAATTCTATTGATGATAATTCCTGCTGGGGAATCTGGGAAATTGAAGAAAATCTTGATGAACTCCTCCAAATGTATAGGCCAGAAAAGAAATGTGAGGACACTTGGAGTGAAAAAAGAAAAAAAGAGTGGCTTGCTTCAAGAATACTTTTAGAAAAATTATGCTCTTTTAGCGGGATTGAATTTCATGATATTCAAAAAGATGAACTTGGAAAACCTGTTTTAGTACCCTCAACTGCGGAGGTTTCTTTAAGCCATTCGAAGTCGATGTGCTGCGCGATTTTAAATAAATCCGGAAAAGTTGGTATAGATATTGAACTTTCTTCAGAAAAAATTATACGAGTCAAAGATAAATTTCTGAGCGAAACTGAATTAGCCGAAGCTGGGGATAACCTACATGTTTTGTCTGCGTATTGGTGCGTGAAGGAAGCTGTATACAAAATGTTTTCGGAACTCAAGCTGAATTTTAAAGAGTCAATCCGAATTAAACCTTTTGACTTTTCAAATAACGACACACATTGTTTTTGTGAGATTAAAAGTGAAGATAGTGTACTTAAAACAATTCCAATGAAAATTTCAAGATTTGGAAATTACATTTTAGCTTTTAATTATTAA
- a CDS encoding WD40 repeat domain-containing protein, whose protein sequence is MTKIEVEKIASLTGHKDCIYTIEKGESDQVIYSAGGDGMVVKWDLNQPDLGKLVAKVENSVYALRFHQGRLLVGHNFNGIHLINPGLNKEELSASVSSSQIFDVKSTGKNIYLACGDGTLVVLDAEDLSTIAKIKVSDKSLRAIAINEADNLLVIGSSNFTISVFDLQSLQLTDQQNAHENSVFTLAFSPDGIYLLSGGRDAKLKVWAIRQKKLEIVETIAAHLFAINNIAFREDGKYFATCSMDKSVKVWDAGTFSLIKVIDKSRHAGHGTSVNKVLWSSSDTIVSCSDDRSISVWKVKNL, encoded by the coding sequence ATGACAAAAATTGAGGTAGAAAAGATAGCTTCCTTAACTGGTCATAAAGACTGCATTTACACAATTGAAAAGGGGGAATCCGATCAGGTGATTTATTCTGCAGGCGGAGATGGTATGGTTGTTAAGTGGGACCTCAATCAACCTGACCTTGGTAAGTTGGTTGCGAAGGTGGAAAACTCTGTTTACGCTTTGAGATTTCATCAGGGACGACTCCTTGTAGGTCATAATTTTAATGGTATTCACCTCATAAATCCTGGTTTAAATAAAGAGGAATTATCTGCTTCAGTAAGCAGTTCTCAGATTTTTGATGTGAAATCTACTGGAAAGAATATCTATTTAGCTTGCGGTGATGGTACTTTGGTTGTTTTGGATGCCGAAGATTTGTCCACAATTGCCAAGATTAAAGTTTCTGATAAAAGCCTGAGAGCAATTGCCATAAATGAAGCAGATAATTTGCTCGTAATAGGATCCAGTAATTTTACAATCAGTGTTTTTGATCTCCAATCGCTACAATTAACTGATCAGCAAAATGCCCATGAAAATTCTGTTTTTACATTGGCGTTTTCTCCTGATGGGATATATTTGCTAAGTGGAGGAAGGGATGCAAAATTAAAAGTGTGGGCAATAAGGCAAAAAAAACTTGAGATTGTAGAAACAATAGCTGCTCACTTGTTTGCGATAAACAATATTGCATTTAGGGAAGATGGAAAATATTTTGCTACTTGCAGCATGGATAAGTCAGTGAAAGTATGGGATGCCGGAACTTTTTCCCTCATAAAAGTTATTGATAAATCCAGACATGCAGGTCATGGTACTTCAGTGAATAAAGTCCTTTGGTCTTCTTCAGATACCATTGTCTCCTGCAGCGATGACAGATCAATTTCTGTCTGGAAGGTGAAAAATTTATAA
- a CDS encoding DivIVA domain-containing protein — MKITPIEIRQKEFEKAFRGYEKEEVDAFLLSLSQEWERLLEENKELKRRLDTSEKEVSRLREVEHSLFRTLKTAEDTGAHMIDAANKSAELHLREAQMKAEALLNDASFKAKSILEDAEEKAKDIMDSLQDEVKAVEREYNYIADQRDNLHSELKSLVNDTNEKVSRAIAKSGSQERIDAKLKEFRRSLGFEKKKDQVPLPEIKPIENPVKKTEAPKSANNTSEPGKKSDGSFFDSL, encoded by the coding sequence ATGAAAATAACCCCAATTGAAATCAGGCAGAAAGAATTTGAGAAAGCTTTCAGAGGGTATGAAAAGGAAGAGGTAGATGCTTTTTTGCTTTCTCTGTCTCAGGAATGGGAGCGCCTGCTCGAAGAAAATAAAGAACTGAAGAGAAGATTGGACACTTCTGAAAAGGAAGTTTCCAGATTACGAGAGGTTGAGCATTCTTTATTCCGCACGCTTAAGACTGCCGAAGATACAGGGGCTCATATGATAGATGCAGCTAATAAATCAGCTGAACTACATTTGAGAGAAGCTCAGATGAAAGCTGAGGCTTTGCTGAATGATGCTAGTTTTAAAGCTAAGTCAATTTTGGAAGATGCTGAAGAGAAGGCCAAAGATATAATGGACTCACTTCAGGATGAGGTAAAAGCGGTAGAAAGAGAATATAATTATATTGCTGATCAGAGAGACAATCTGCATTCAGAATTAAAAAGTCTGGTCAATGATACTAATGAAAAGGTTTCAAGAGCTATTGCTAAGTCTGGTTCTCAGGAACGTATTGATGCAAAGCTAAAGGAATTCAGAAGAAGCTTAGGTTTTGAGAAAAAGAAGGATCAGGTACCTCTTCCTGAAATTAAACCTATAGAAAACCCTGTTAAAAAAACAGAAGCCCCGAAATCTGCTAATAATACATCAGAGCCGGGCAAAAAAAGTGACGGTTCATTTTTTGATTCACTCTGA
- the folB gene encoding dihydroneopterin aldolase: MKEEIEVALEGLEFYAYHGLYEEETRTGNRFIVDLKVIYPKTNPLSDNISEVVDYVKLFQIVKLEMEIPSKLLEVVAQKIVDAIFNLYPTITSAEAAVSKMNPPLGSLCNKSKVTIRRVNE, from the coding sequence ATGAAGGAAGAAATTGAGGTAGCATTGGAAGGATTGGAGTTCTATGCTTATCATGGATTGTATGAGGAAGAGACCAGAACAGGTAATCGTTTTATCGTTGATCTGAAGGTTATTTACCCTAAAACCAATCCTCTGAGTGATAATATTTCTGAAGTAGTAGATTATGTAAAGCTTTTTCAGATTGTAAAACTCGAAATGGAGATTCCGAGCAAGCTACTCGAAGTAGTAGCTCAGAAAATCGTAGATGCCATTTTTAATTTATATCCTACTATTACCTCTGCAGAAGCAGCAGTATCCAAAATGAATCCTCCACTTGGAAGTCTTTGCAATAAGTCAAAGGTAACTATCAGAAGAGTCAATGAATAG
- a CDS encoding ChaN family lipoprotein, producing the protein MNRLVFYILLTLFPLNIFAQDAYTLFDKQGKKISYEKFLNGLEDADIILFGEIHDNTLCHWLELQILKNLEANKKGQVIVGGEFFEADDQIIIDEYLKGYFSLSNFKDEAKTWNNFEQAYLPIIQFSKEKSLPFIATNIPRRYASIVAKKGVDSLKILQNEVFKWIVPLPFEIDKKLPGYKQFAESSAQGHGFSLPFMVEAQAIKDATMAHFINLNRTDKIFFHINGSYHSDGYEGIYWYLKRKNSTLKIVTISSKEQKKLSVLDKEHLNIADYIICFPEDMTRTK; encoded by the coding sequence ATGAATAGGTTAGTTTTTTATATACTGCTTACACTATTTCCATTAAATATTTTTGCTCAGGATGCTTATACTTTGTTTGATAAACAGGGTAAAAAGATTTCCTATGAAAAATTTCTTAATGGATTGGAAGATGCGGATATTATTTTATTTGGTGAAATTCACGATAATACACTTTGTCACTGGCTTGAACTTCAGATTTTAAAGAATTTGGAAGCCAATAAAAAGGGGCAAGTCATTGTGGGAGGGGAGTTTTTTGAAGCAGATGACCAGATTATCATTGATGAATATTTGAAAGGTTATTTTTCTCTAAGCAATTTTAAAGATGAGGCAAAAACCTGGAATAATTTTGAACAGGCTTACCTTCCGATCATTCAGTTTTCCAAAGAGAAAAGCCTTCCGTTTATAGCGACCAATATCCCAAGAAGGTATGCTTCAATTGTAGCTAAAAAGGGAGTAGATTCACTTAAAATCCTACAAAATGAAGTTTTTAAGTGGATTGTTCCTTTGCCATTTGAAATAGATAAAAAACTGCCCGGATACAAACAGTTTGCAGAATCATCAGCTCAGGGGCATGGGTTTAGTCTTCCTTTTATGGTTGAAGCTCAAGCGATAAAAGATGCCACAATGGCACATTTTATTAACCTCAACAGAACGGATAAAATATTTTTTCATATCAACGGAAGCTACCATTCCGACGGGTATGAGGGAATTTATTGGTATCTGAAAAGGAAAAATTCTACTTTAAAAATAGTTACGATAAGTTCAAAAGAGCAGAAAAAACTGTCAGTGTTGGATAAAGAGCATTTAAATATTGCGGATTATATTATTTGTTTTCCGGAAGACATGACCAGAACTAAATAA
- a CDS encoding prephenate dehydratase — translation MVKVAIQGGRASFHEIAARNYFKDDVEMIECASFPILCETLKKEEVDYAVMAIENSIAGSILPNYALLQKFDFLIIGEIYLRIEQNLMALPGTTIDKVEKARSHYMALLQCQDFLQKYPHIKLEEYHDTADSARDIRLNGEKNVAAIAGRYAAELYNLDILAESIETEKKNYTRFLILSRDKRFKTENKNKATISFHLPNRVGALADVLRVIVENNINLTKIQSLPIIGRPNEYTFYVDCEFFNYEDFKKSIEIKNIVENLRILGEYRKGETIHDYTKSRQA, via the coding sequence ATGGTAAAAGTTGCAATACAAGGTGGCAGAGCATCATTTCATGAGATAGCGGCTCGAAATTATTTTAAAGATGATGTGGAGATGATAGAATGTGCCTCTTTCCCTATCTTATGTGAGACTTTAAAAAAGGAAGAAGTTGATTATGCGGTAATGGCAATTGAAAACTCAATTGCAGGAAGCATTCTGCCCAATTATGCTCTATTGCAGAAATTTGATTTTTTAATAATCGGGGAGATTTATCTAAGGATAGAACAAAATCTGATGGCCTTGCCTGGCACTACCATTGATAAAGTTGAAAAGGCCAGATCTCATTATATGGCATTGCTTCAATGCCAGGACTTTCTTCAGAAATACCCTCATATTAAACTGGAAGAATATCATGATACCGCTGATAGTGCTCGAGATATCAGATTAAATGGGGAGAAGAATGTTGCTGCTATTGCCGGAAGGTACGCTGCAGAACTGTATAATCTGGATATTCTGGCGGAAAGCATTGAAACAGAGAAGAAGAATTATACAAGATTTTTGATTCTTTCCAGAGATAAAAGATTTAAAACTGAAAATAAGAATAAAGCAACCATTAGCTTTCATCTTCCGAATAGGGTAGGAGCTTTGGCAGATGTACTAAGGGTCATAGTTGAAAATAATATTAACCTAACCAAAATTCAATCTCTGCCTATTATTGGGAGACCAAATGAATACACATTTTATGTAGACTGTGAATTCTTCAATTATGAAGATTTCAAAAAGTCAATCGAAATAAAAAACATTGTAGAAAATCTCAGGATACTGGGAGAGTATAGAAAAGGAGAAACTATTCATGATTATACCAAAAGCAGACAGGCTTAA
- a CDS encoding pyridoxal phosphate-dependent aminotransferase produces the protein MIIPKADRLNLVKEYYFVRKLEEIAKLNKEGKNVINFGIGSPDLAPSRETVQAIVATAERDNTHGYQPYRGIPEFRQKIVEWYKKTYKVDLNPNDEVLPLLGSKEGILHLTMAFLNPGEEVLVPNPGYPGYSSLTMLSGGTIRYYDLKEENNWFPDFDALKKANLSKVKIMWVNYPHMPTGTVANKDMLKKLIDFAKEKKILICYDNPYSLVLNKEEPFSILQIEGAKEVAVELNSFSKSHNMAGWRVGMMLGKKEYLDAALAIKSNIDSGMFLGIQQAAMKALDNDAAWHARRNDVYRERRDWVYKILDLLNFEYSKDQVGLFIWAKPKDPIAIPDIAAFVDQILYSSYVFFTPGEIFGSNGKNFLRLSLCVPAERMKEAYERLEKVMTKA, from the coding sequence ATGATTATACCAAAAGCAGACAGGCTTAATCTTGTAAAAGAATATTATTTCGTAAGGAAATTAGAAGAAATCGCCAAACTCAATAAAGAGGGCAAAAATGTAATCAATTTTGGAATCGGCAGTCCTGATCTTGCACCTTCGAGGGAAACTGTTCAGGCAATAGTTGCCACTGCAGAAAGGGATAATACACATGGATATCAGCCTTACAGAGGGATTCCCGAATTCAGACAAAAAATTGTGGAATGGTATAAAAAGACTTACAAAGTAGATCTTAATCCAAATGATGAAGTATTGCCATTGCTTGGCTCCAAAGAAGGGATTTTGCATCTTACAATGGCATTTTTAAATCCTGGAGAAGAAGTATTGGTGCCAAACCCGGGCTATCCTGGTTATTCATCCCTAACAATGCTTTCAGGAGGTACAATTCGTTATTATGATCTTAAGGAAGAGAATAACTGGTTTCCAGATTTTGATGCATTAAAAAAGGCTAACCTATCCAAAGTTAAAATTATGTGGGTGAATTATCCCCATATGCCAACCGGGACGGTAGCTAATAAGGATATGCTGAAAAAGCTTATCGACTTTGCAAAAGAGAAGAAGATTCTGATCTGTTATGATAATCCATATAGTCTTGTACTGAATAAAGAAGAACCATTCAGTATTTTGCAGATAGAAGGAGCAAAGGAAGTAGCAGTAGAACTTAATTCTTTCAGTAAATCTCATAATATGGCTGGTTGGAGAGTTGGAATGATGTTGGGGAAAAAGGAATATCTAGATGCTGCTTTAGCAATTAAAAGTAATATCGACTCAGGTATGTTTCTTGGTATTCAGCAAGCTGCTATGAAAGCTTTGGATAATGATGCAGCTTGGCATGCAAGAAGAAATGACGTTTACAGAGAAAGAAGAGACTGGGTTTATAAAATTCTGGATTTGCTCAATTTCGAATACAGCAAAGATCAGGTAGGTTTATTTATCTGGGCAAAACCAAAAGATCCTATAGCTATTCCTGATATTGCAGCATTTGTGGATCAGATTCTGTATTCTTCTTATGTATTCTTTACACCTGGAGAAATATTCGGTTCTAATGGAAAGAACTTCTTGAGACTATCTTTATGCGTGCCAGCTGAAAGAATGAAAGAAGCTTATGAAAGATTGGAAAAAGTAATGACAAAAGCTTAG
- a CDS encoding sugar MFS transporter has protein sequence MAGISAPVSNAVKDNTSSSNVQKDNKNYKVPLIVITSLFFMWGFITCLNDILIPKFKSHFALQGWEAMLVQSAFFSAYFLISFIYFIASAGGFDLISKIGYKNAIILGLSICGAGCLLFIPAADNESFYQFLGALFVLASGITILQMGANPYVALLGPAEGSSSRLNMTQAFNALGTTIAPVIGGMFILAGGLDSVKIPYVGLASALFALALIIAIIPLPKVSGDISMEKGIGAWKYSHLLLGVLCIFFYVGGEVSIGSAIINFLELDNIAGLPAHKADKFLSFYWGGAMVGRFFGAVFLDEKTDISKQKGVIFSVILLSYALGVFLMNKDLIMALILRKPSPADLVDFQTPIIFTGVALLNLVAFYIGKNKPGFTLGLFASIVVGLLLIAIVGKGDIAMWSVLSIGLFNSIMFPTIFTLAIKDLGVDTSQGASLLIMAIVGGAIIPPIQGLFYGEGNSGLQFSFIIPLLCYLYIAYYGFAGSKPKRVTQ, from the coding sequence ATGGCCGGAATTAGTGCACCTGTGAGCAATGCTGTTAAAGACAATACCTCATCGTCCAATGTGCAGAAGGACAATAAAAACTATAAGGTACCACTTATAGTAATTACCTCGCTATTTTTCATGTGGGGATTTATCACCTGCTTAAACGACATTTTGATTCCTAAATTCAAAAGTCATTTTGCATTACAAGGTTGGGAAGCAATGCTAGTGCAGTCTGCTTTTTTCAGTGCTTATTTCTTAATATCATTTATTTATTTTATTGCCTCAGCAGGAGGATTTGACCTTATTTCTAAAATCGGTTACAAAAACGCTATAATTTTAGGTCTATCAATATGTGGGGCAGGTTGTTTGCTTTTCATTCCTGCAGCTGACAATGAAAGTTTCTACCAGTTTCTTGGAGCACTCTTTGTTTTAGCTTCAGGTATAACGATACTTCAAATGGGAGCTAACCCATATGTGGCCCTTCTTGGTCCTGCAGAAGGTAGTTCTTCACGTCTAAACATGACTCAGGCATTTAACGCTCTAGGAACTACAATAGCTCCTGTTATCGGAGGTATGTTTATTCTTGCTGGGGGGTTAGATTCTGTCAAAATTCCGTATGTAGGTTTGGCTTCTGCTCTCTTTGCTCTGGCTTTAATTATAGCAATAATACCCTTACCAAAAGTAAGTGGGGATATTTCTATGGAGAAAGGTATTGGAGCTTGGAAATACTCACATTTGCTTTTGGGAGTTCTTTGTATTTTCTTTTATGTTGGTGGTGAAGTTTCAATTGGTTCTGCAATAATCAACTTTCTTGAATTAGATAATATTGCAGGATTGCCAGCACACAAAGCTGATAAGTTTCTTTCATTTTACTGGGGTGGAGCTATGGTTGGCCGTTTCTTCGGAGCTGTGTTTTTGGATGAAAAAACAGATATAAGTAAACAAAAAGGGGTAATCTTCTCTGTAATTCTGTTGTCTTACGCACTAGGAGTATTCCTTATGAATAAAGATTTAATCATGGCTTTAATCTTAAGAAAACCTTCTCCTGCAGATTTAGTAGATTTCCAAACACCAATCATTTTCACTGGCGTTGCGCTTTTAAATTTAGTTGCATTTTATATTGGCAAGAATAAGCCAGGATTCACTCTAGGTCTTTTTGCTTCTATTGTAGTTGGATTACTTCTAATTGCAATTGTTGGAAAAGGTGACATTGCAATGTGGTCTGTTCTATCAATTGGGTTATTTAATTCTATCATGTTCCCAACTATCTTCACTCTTGCAATCAAAGATTTAGGAGTTGACACTTCTCAGGGAGCTTCATTGCTTATCATGGCAATAGTTGGTGGAGCAATCATCCCTCCGATTCAAGGGTTATTTTATGGTGAAGGAAATAGCGGACTTCAGTTCTCATTTATTATACCGTTACTGTGCTACCTGTACATTGCTTATTACGGCTTTGCAGGTTCCAAACCGAAAAGAGTTACTCAATAA
- a CDS encoding T9SS type A sorting domain-containing protein has translation MDKRYRYITSRPGHECISLDDSDLISFCLRKIKQENTQNVNLDLTIKNEGEMNFSVLNVLGKSVFHAKKYFKSGFNTINIGVEKLERGVYFIELLFQGKSFVKKMVLD, from the coding sequence ATGGATAAAAGATATAGATATATTACTTCAAGACCAGGTCATGAATGTATTTCTCTTGACGATTCTGACCTTATATCATTTTGTTTAAGGAAGATAAAACAGGAAAATACCCAAAATGTTAATCTGGATCTTACTATAAAGAATGAGGGAGAAATGAACTTCTCCGTTTTGAATGTTTTAGGGAAAAGCGTTTTTCATGCCAAAAAATATTTTAAATCTGGCTTTAACACTATAAATATCGGTGTCGAGAAGCTTGAACGAGGTGTCTATTTTATTGAATTACTATTTCAGGGAAAATCCTTTGTGAAAAAAATGGTATTGGATTAG